The following are encoded together in the Nocardioides sp. Arc9.136 genome:
- a CDS encoding GTPase domain-containing protein, with protein sequence MSPTQPQENPGPTGGDSRMLTALVQLRSALQAAALPLELPGAEEQRTARQEMVDQLEDYVIPRLMTIDAPLLTVVGGSTGAGKSTLVNSLVGTRVTTPGVLRPTTRSPVLVHHPDDAEWFGQDRLLPDLERVQHSTNDPDALQLVASPAVPQGLAILDAPDVDSVEERNRLLAAQLLAAADLWLFVTSAARYADQVPWGFLKQAAERSTAVAIVLDRTPDEAIQTVATHLARMLASRGLKDSPLFTVTEGQVDADGLLPPHHVADIRGWLESLAADADARGAVVKQTLEGAIRTLTNRSFGVAAAADEQVEAARRLREDADHAYDAAAEQIRAACADGTLLRGEVLARWQEFVGTGELLKSLENRVGWLRDRVVSAVKGKPQQAERVTVAVESGLETLVLEHAESAAERAEAAWQQYAAGQALLAGADQDLGRASRELRRQVERAVREWQQDVLEMVREEGADKRTTARFLAYGVNGLSVALMVVVFASTGGALVGAEVGIAGGSAVLGQKLLEAVFGDQAVRSLAERARRALDVRISELLEAERARYTSVLDGLELSAGAPERLRAASRRVDDLRFAASRGGAGDGADDGAGSGS encoded by the coding sequence ATGAGCCCGACCCAGCCGCAGGAGAACCCCGGACCGACCGGCGGGGACAGCCGGATGCTGACGGCGCTGGTGCAGCTGCGCAGCGCCCTCCAGGCGGCCGCGCTGCCGCTCGAGCTGCCCGGCGCGGAGGAGCAGCGCACCGCTCGCCAGGAGATGGTCGACCAGCTCGAGGACTACGTCATCCCACGGCTGATGACCATCGACGCGCCGCTGCTCACCGTCGTCGGCGGCTCCACCGGGGCCGGCAAGTCGACGCTGGTCAACAGCCTCGTCGGGACCCGCGTCACCACCCCCGGCGTGCTCCGGCCGACCACCCGGTCGCCCGTCCTCGTGCACCACCCCGACGACGCGGAGTGGTTCGGCCAGGACCGGCTGCTCCCGGACCTCGAGCGGGTGCAGCACTCCACCAACGACCCCGACGCCCTCCAGCTCGTCGCCTCGCCGGCCGTCCCGCAGGGCCTGGCGATCCTCGACGCGCCCGACGTGGACTCCGTCGAGGAGCGCAACCGCCTCCTCGCCGCCCAGCTGCTGGCCGCCGCGGACCTGTGGCTGTTCGTCACCTCGGCCGCGCGCTACGCCGACCAGGTCCCGTGGGGGTTCCTCAAGCAGGCGGCCGAGCGGTCCACCGCCGTCGCGATCGTGCTCGACCGGACGCCCGACGAGGCGATCCAGACCGTCGCGACGCACCTGGCCCGCATGCTCGCGAGCCGCGGCCTCAAGGACTCGCCCCTGTTCACCGTCACCGAGGGCCAGGTCGACGCCGACGGGCTGCTGCCCCCGCACCACGTGGCCGACATCCGGGGCTGGCTGGAGTCGCTGGCCGCGGACGCCGACGCACGCGGTGCCGTGGTCAAGCAGACGCTCGAGGGCGCGATCCGCACGCTGACGAACCGCTCGTTCGGCGTCGCCGCCGCCGCCGACGAGCAGGTGGAGGCCGCCCGCCGCCTGCGTGAGGACGCCGATCACGCGTACGACGCCGCGGCCGAGCAGATCCGCGCCGCCTGCGCGGACGGCACGCTGCTGCGGGGCGAGGTGCTGGCGCGGTGGCAGGAGTTCGTCGGCACCGGTGAGCTGCTCAAGTCGTTGGAGAACCGGGTCGGCTGGCTGCGCGACCGGGTGGTCAGCGCCGTCAAGGGCAAGCCGCAGCAGGCCGAGCGGGTGACGGTGGCCGTCGAGTCCGGGCTGGAGACCCTCGTCCTCGAGCACGCCGAGTCCGCCGCCGAGCGGGCCGAGGCGGCCTGGCAGCAGTACGCCGCGGGCCAGGCCCTGCTCGCGGGCGCCGACCAGGACCTCGGCCGCGCCTCGCGCGAGCTGCGCCGGCAGGTCGAGCGGGCCGTGCGCGAGTGGCAGCAGGACGTGCTCGAGATGGTCCGGGAGGAAGGCGCCGACAAGCGCACCACGGCCCGCTTCCTCGCCTACGGCGTCAACGGGCTCTCGGTCGCACTCATGGTCGTGGTCTTCGCCAGCACCGGCGGCGCGCTCGTCGGGGCCGAGGTCGGCATCGCCGGCGGCAGCGCGGTCCTGGGCCAGAAGCTGCTCGAGGCGGTCTTCGGCGACCAGGCCGTGCGGTCGCTCGCCGAGCGGGCCCGCCGCGCGCTCGACGTACGCATCTCCGAGCTGCTGGAGGCCGAGCGAGCGCGGTACACCTCCGTCCTCGACGGCCTCGAGCTCTCCGCCGGTGCGCCCGAGCGGCTGCGGGCGGCGTCCCGCCGGGTCGACGACCTGCGCTTCGCCGCGTCGCGGGGTGGGGCCGGGGACGGTGCGGACGACGGCGCCGGCTCGGGCTCCTGA